The following are encoded together in the Capsulimonas corticalis genome:
- a CDS encoding RecQ family ATP-dependent DNA helicase, with the protein MTTSQDAKQTLQRLFGHSDFRSGQQEIVESALAGRDTLAVLPTGGGKSVTYQLPAMMLPGVTLVLSPLIALMKDQLENLSPEVAVHTTIINSSLDPSEVARRMRMTADGHLKMVYAAPERLRQAPFLHALRQARVSLVVVDEAHCISQWGHDFRPDYRAVGRAVASLAPRSVLAVTATATESVQDDIERQLARPLHRIIRPTYRDNLFLTCRQVQGEDEKLEMALALAREATGPTLIYAGSREKCERLSQMFRRYRINAGFYHAGLPPEERGAAQDSFMRGEIQVMVATVAFGMGVDKADIRTLVHYNPSRTLENYYQEAGRAGRDGQPSECILFHSRADASNAARYLREDTLSLDDLKRVYNIVRGSINGRIGPVSMETLTSQAGEGEEDLVRSTLPVLEEAGLLRRHVDAPRTCYVTMRGERAISDDTLDGALMEEFIATVRQSGAWDIGELSAATGVPLPEVESTLLALQETGVLSFRASPREMLIELLPAPSGSKAMMEEMLRHRAREAKHRVDAMIAYARDNKCRHGAVARYFGDNWPNLPCGMCDVCRARAAGASSGRSAHKASAPAVAAPSTADSEAAPLHALRLVATLTAGMSPFALGRTGLVRALRGTPDAPIRPDRAREFGALAAFKKAEIERLIDALVESGHLRRDDEDEYRRLYLTAEGRDAISSEEIDIPWPSTKMSRPAAPRRSVSTETDDSEPGEFDPELFDLLKNWRREEAREASVPPYVIFGDKTLRALAEMRPTNEEDLLRVPGIGPSKAEKYGGAILKMVRGEDAS; encoded by the coding sequence ATGACCACTTCTCAAGACGCAAAACAAACGCTCCAGCGCCTCTTCGGACATTCGGACTTCCGGTCGGGGCAGCAGGAGATCGTCGAGTCGGCGCTGGCCGGGCGGGACACGCTCGCCGTGCTGCCGACCGGCGGCGGCAAGTCCGTGACCTATCAGCTTCCCGCGATGATGCTCCCGGGCGTCACTCTGGTGCTTTCGCCGCTGATCGCATTGATGAAGGATCAACTGGAGAACCTTTCCCCCGAGGTCGCCGTGCATACGACGATCATCAACTCCTCGCTGGACCCGAGCGAAGTGGCGCGCCGCATGCGCATGACGGCGGACGGCCACCTGAAGATGGTCTACGCCGCGCCGGAGCGTCTGCGCCAGGCGCCGTTCCTGCATGCGCTGCGCCAGGCGCGCGTCTCGCTGGTCGTCGTGGACGAAGCGCACTGTATCTCGCAGTGGGGACATGACTTCCGCCCCGATTACCGCGCGGTCGGCCGCGCCGTCGCCAGTCTCGCGCCGCGCTCCGTCCTGGCCGTCACGGCGACGGCGACGGAATCCGTTCAGGACGATATCGAACGGCAGCTCGCCCGTCCGCTGCATCGGATCATCCGTCCGACCTATCGGGACAATCTCTTCCTCACATGCCGCCAGGTGCAGGGAGAGGACGAGAAGCTCGAAATGGCGCTGGCGCTGGCGCGGGAGGCCACAGGGCCGACTCTGATCTACGCCGGTTCGCGCGAAAAGTGCGAGCGCCTGTCGCAGATGTTCCGGCGCTACCGGATCAATGCGGGTTTCTACCACGCCGGGCTTCCGCCGGAGGAGCGCGGCGCGGCGCAGGACAGCTTTATGCGCGGCGAGATCCAAGTGATGGTGGCGACCGTCGCCTTCGGCATGGGCGTGGACAAAGCCGATATCCGCACGCTGGTGCATTACAATCCGTCGCGAACCCTGGAAAACTACTACCAGGAAGCGGGGCGCGCCGGGCGCGACGGGCAGCCGTCCGAGTGTATTTTGTTTCACTCGCGCGCCGACGCCTCGAACGCCGCGCGCTATCTGCGCGAGGACACGCTGTCGCTGGACGATCTGAAACGGGTTTACAATATCGTGCGGGGATCGATCAACGGACGGATCGGGCCTGTCTCCATGGAGACGCTGACGTCGCAGGCGGGGGAGGGCGAGGAGGATCTTGTGCGCTCCACGCTGCCTGTGCTGGAGGAAGCGGGGCTGCTGCGGCGCCATGTGGACGCTCCGCGCACCTGCTATGTCACAATGCGCGGCGAGCGGGCGATCTCCGACGACACGCTCGACGGGGCGCTGATGGAGGAGTTCATCGCGACCGTCCGGCAGTCCGGCGCCTGGGACATCGGCGAGCTGTCGGCGGCGACGGGCGTGCCGCTGCCCGAGGTCGAATCGACCTTGCTGGCGCTTCAGGAAACCGGCGTGCTCAGCTTCCGGGCGTCGCCGCGCGAAATGCTGATCGAGCTGCTGCCCGCGCCCTCCGGCTCCAAGGCTATGATGGAGGAGATGCTGCGCCACCGCGCCCGCGAGGCGAAGCATCGGGTGGATGCGATGATCGCCTACGCCCGCGACAACAAGTGCCGCCACGGCGCGGTGGCGCGCTACTTCGGCGACAATTGGCCGAACCTCCCCTGCGGCATGTGCGATGTCTGCCGCGCCAGGGCCGCCGGAGCATCCTCGGGACGCTCCGCGCACAAGGCGTCCGCGCCGGCTGTCGCCGCCCCCAGCACGGCGGACAGCGAAGCCGCGCCGCTCCACGCCCTGCGTCTGGTTGCCACTCTGACCGCCGGTATGAGCCCGTTCGCTCTGGGGCGCACGGGCCTCGTCCGCGCTTTGCGCGGCACGCCCGACGCGCCGATCCGCCCGGACCGCGCGCGCGAGTTCGGCGCGCTCGCCGCCTTCAAAAAGGCGGAGATCGAGCGACTGATCGACGCGCTTGTCGAGTCCGGCCATCTGCGTCGTGACGACGAGGATGAGTATCGCCGCCTTTATCTGACGGCGGAAGGCCGCGATGCGATCTCGTCCGAGGAAATCGATATTCCGTGGCCGTCGACAAAGATGTCTCGCCCCGCCGCCCCGCGCCGCAGTGTGTCGACCGAGACGGATGACTCCGAGCCGGGCGAATTCGATCCCGAATTATTTGACCTCCTGAAAAACTGGCGCCGCGAAGAAGCGCGTGAAGCCAGCGTTCCCCCGTACGTCATCTTCGGCGACAAGACGCTGCGCGCGCTGGCCGAGATGCGCCCCACGAACGAAGAAGACCTTCTCCGCGTCCCCGGGATCGGCCCCTCCAAGGCGGAAAAGTATGGCGGCGCCATTTTGAAGATGGTGCGCGGCGAGGACGCCTCCTAA
- a CDS encoding tetratricopeptide repeat protein yields MTNKDAERLFRSGETKFHKGDFLGAQPCYELALTHDPQHVMALCQLGSIRMNRSDFAGAAPYFERALALNPSMAGPHNNYGVVLKELKRFADAAHHYQEAIRLDPKMAEAYSNLAVAQLFVNEFDDARQNLYRAIELRPTYYPAYWNLASLLSLEGRIDEAMQTYDAILRLMPDHADAHSNRALLRLTQGDFENGWAEHEWRFAAHPNQVRPPHAPRWQGEPLPGKTILVRAEQGLGDTFQFVRYLPWLKSLGANVVLECQVGLESILSRAGLADRVMERSPEGNASLPPCDFEIPLLSLPMMAGTNLETIPGATPYLSADPSRAAQWSRVLGRPGEGGLKVGVVWAGSPEHQNDAARSMSLASFAPLLDTPGVTLFSLQKGDAAGQLSQLPAGARVVDLGSRIQDFEDTAAIVENLDLVIAVDTSVAHLAAAMGKPVWLLLALVPDWRWLLERSDTPWYPAMRLFRQTTRNGWSALMRYVAAEAARLTEPARSVEEQLARIESIVAVGDLEEARRRLTEIIRLAPNNVRLLNTLGVVCWNQGETEEALKSFLAALEIDPSHRDTVLNCVEVFLAFGQHPDAEALCRSYLTRDPGDSEVSALLSQITIPAVSNAA; encoded by the coding sequence TTGACCAATAAAGATGCGGAGCGACTGTTCCGCTCCGGCGAAACGAAATTTCACAAGGGCGACTTTCTCGGCGCGCAGCCGTGCTATGAACTCGCGCTGACCCATGATCCTCAGCATGTCATGGCGCTCTGTCAGCTCGGTTCGATCCGGATGAACCGCTCGGACTTCGCGGGCGCCGCGCCATATTTCGAGCGCGCTCTCGCTCTCAATCCCAGCATGGCCGGGCCGCACAACAACTACGGCGTCGTACTGAAAGAGCTCAAGCGCTTCGCCGACGCCGCACATCACTATCAAGAAGCGATCCGGCTCGATCCGAAGATGGCGGAGGCGTACAGCAATCTCGCCGTCGCGCAGCTGTTCGTCAATGAGTTCGACGACGCGCGCCAAAATCTGTACCGCGCGATCGAGCTGCGGCCCACCTACTATCCCGCTTATTGGAATCTGGCGTCGCTGCTGTCGCTGGAGGGACGGATCGACGAAGCGATGCAGACGTACGACGCGATCCTGCGCTTGATGCCCGACCACGCCGACGCCCATTCCAATCGCGCGCTGCTCCGGCTAACACAGGGCGATTTCGAGAACGGATGGGCCGAGCATGAATGGCGCTTCGCCGCCCACCCCAATCAGGTCCGGCCGCCGCACGCGCCGCGCTGGCAGGGCGAGCCGCTGCCGGGAAAAACCATCCTGGTCCGCGCGGAGCAGGGTCTGGGAGACACGTTCCAATTCGTTCGGTATCTGCCGTGGCTCAAATCGCTCGGCGCGAATGTCGTGCTGGAATGCCAGGTCGGGCTGGAAAGCATCCTCTCACGCGCCGGCCTGGCAGATCGGGTGATGGAACGCTCGCCGGAGGGAAACGCGTCGCTGCCTCCCTGTGACTTTGAAATCCCATTGCTCAGCCTGCCGATGATGGCCGGGACCAATCTTGAGACAATTCCCGGCGCTACCCCCTACCTGTCCGCCGATCCGTCACGCGCGGCGCAATGGAGCCGCGTTCTGGGCCGACCCGGCGAAGGCGGCCTCAAAGTCGGCGTTGTTTGGGCGGGAAGCCCGGAGCATCAGAACGACGCGGCGCGCTCCATGAGCCTGGCGTCGTTCGCCCCTTTGTTGGACACTCCCGGCGTCACCCTGTTCAGTCTGCAAAAGGGCGACGCCGCCGGGCAATTGTCCCAGCTTCCCGCCGGCGCGCGCGTCGTCGATCTGGGCAGCCGCATTCAGGACTTTGAAGATACGGCGGCGATTGTGGAGAACCTCGATCTGGTGATTGCGGTCGACACCTCCGTCGCTCACCTCGCGGCGGCGATGGGCAAGCCCGTCTGGCTTCTGCTCGCCCTGGTTCCCGATTGGCGCTGGCTGCTCGAGCGGAGCGATACCCCGTGGTATCCCGCCATGCGCCTGTTCCGGCAGACCACCCGAAACGGATGGAGCGCTCTGATGCGCTATGTCGCCGCCGAGGCCGCGCGGCTGACCGAGCCGGCCCGGTCCGTGGAGGAACAGCTGGCGCGAATCGAAAGCATCGTCGCCGTCGGCGATCTGGAAGAGGCGCGCCGCCGGCTCACGGAGATCATTCGGCTTGCGCCCAATAACGTACGGCTCTTGAACACGCTTGGCGTCGTGTGCTGGAATCAGGGAGAAACCGAAGAGGCGCTGAAATCGTTTCTGGCCGCTCTGGAGATTGATCCGTCCCATCGGGACACCGTGCTCAACTGTGTGGAAGTCTTTCTGGCTTTCGGTCAGCATCCCGACGCCGAGGCGCTTTGCCGAAGCTACCTGACGCGGGACCCAGGCGACTCCGAAGTCTCCGCCCTTCTTTCACAGATCACCATCCCCGCCGTATCGAACGCGGCGTAA
- a CDS encoding tetratricopeptide repeat protein: MIVATDRLQSALNAHLAGDLRKAESLYQKLLQSQPGNARVCYLLGSLYAQRRQTNLAVAMLRRAVALDPLLAEAHNNLGRTLEDAGDKDAAQDSYARAFTLAPGNPDFACNLAALRETLGDHEMALGLYDHVLSQTPDHADAHWNRALIRLRGGDFAGGWPDFEWRFAAPGARRREFSTPQWRGEPLAGKTIFVHAEQGYGDTFHFVRYLPWLKSQGARVVFECHDGMKSVLAGCDGFDLLTEWSEHWFDDHFEELDCQIPLLSLPGIAQTETNTIPAEISYIKADASKEQYWGERLTEIAGGAIRVGVVWAGSPNQKNDANRSCRLTDLAPVLAMDGAQFFSLQRGPAARQIADCPHANLWDLSQELEDFADTAGAIANLDLVISVCTSVAHLAGAMGKPVWTLLSERACWRWMRDRDDSPWYPTMRLLRQQILGDWAPVARRAADLLAEAAASAKP; the protein is encoded by the coding sequence ATGATCGTCGCCACGGACCGTCTGCAAAGCGCGCTGAACGCGCATCTTGCCGGAGATCTGCGCAAGGCGGAAAGCCTCTATCAGAAACTCCTCCAGAGCCAGCCGGGCAATGCGCGCGTCTGTTATTTGCTGGGCTCGCTCTACGCGCAGCGGCGGCAGACCAATCTGGCGGTCGCCATGCTGCGGCGCGCCGTCGCGCTCGATCCCCTGCTTGCGGAGGCGCACAATAATCTTGGGCGGACGCTGGAGGACGCGGGCGATAAGGACGCGGCGCAGGACAGCTATGCGCGCGCGTTCACGCTGGCGCCGGGCAATCCCGACTTTGCGTGCAACCTTGCGGCCTTGCGCGAAACGCTGGGAGATCACGAAATGGCGCTTGGCCTCTACGACCACGTCCTTTCCCAAACTCCCGATCACGCCGACGCCCACTGGAATCGGGCCTTGATTCGGCTGCGAGGCGGCGACTTCGCCGGCGGATGGCCGGACTTTGAATGGCGGTTCGCGGCCCCGGGCGCGCGCCGGCGCGAATTCTCCACACCGCAATGGCGCGGCGAACCGCTTGCCGGGAAGACGATTTTTGTCCACGCCGAGCAGGGGTATGGCGACACCTTTCATTTCGTGCGCTACCTACCCTGGCTCAAATCTCAGGGAGCGCGCGTGGTCTTTGAGTGCCACGACGGAATGAAGTCCGTTCTCGCGGGCTGCGACGGTTTCGATCTGCTGACGGAATGGTCCGAGCACTGGTTTGACGATCACTTCGAAGAACTCGATTGCCAGATTCCGCTGCTCAGTCTTCCGGGAATCGCCCAGACCGAGACAAACACGATCCCGGCGGAAATTTCTTATATAAAGGCTGACGCGAGTAAGGAACAATATTGGGGGGAGCGCCTGACGGAGATCGCCGGGGGCGCCATACGTGTCGGCGTCGTGTGGGCAGGCAGCCCAAACCAGAAAAACGACGCCAACCGTTCGTGCCGTTTGACGGATCTCGCGCCAGTGCTGGCGATGGACGGCGCGCAATTTTTCAGTTTGCAGCGCGGGCCGGCGGCGCGGCAGATCGCGGATTGCCCGCACGCAAATCTCTGGGATCTTTCCCAGGAGCTCGAAGATTTCGCCGATACGGCGGGCGCAATCGCGAACCTGGATCTGGTCATTTCCGTTTGTACATCCGTCGCGCACCTGGCGGGAGCGATGGGAAAACCCGTCTGGACGCTGCTGTCCGAACGCGCCTGCTGGCGCTGGATGCGGGACCGCGACGATTCGCCCTGGTATCCCACAATGCGCCTCCTGCGCCAGCAAATTCTGGGCGACTGGGCTCCCGTCGCCCGGCGAGCGGCGGATCTTCTTGCCGAAGCGGCGGCTTCAGCGAAGCCATAA
- a CDS encoding DUF1385 domain-containing protein, whose product METSDRPEDFTSPPGLGASDGKPAFASSTTFAEAADALRQVGESTLPVFDPETGALIGHFVRPVAEPAEPPRLGGMATPLGVYLTDGVSSGGAGFWGLVLTGVVLGLVSVFVQALCSRMGTWADLSLPLLFLRWPQLYLHLTPLMAGIEQLIGFTPLLLVFVVLRMLPLAGTHAAEHQVVHCVERGQPVVPEMVRSMPRVHPRCGTNFYAAMILFLTIFVTVFSAAMAHAFTVADSATFGVILAAPVALRYWRTVGGFLQYWLATRPATDKQIESGIRAAREVLERRAVATVHRLPAMRLARRIWSMGLAQVLIGYAALAGVVSFVARHWPPFGRLLGI is encoded by the coding sequence ATGGAGACCAGTGATCGGCCGGAAGATTTCACCTCGCCGCCGGGCCTGGGCGCGAGTGACGGGAAACCGGCCTTTGCGTCGTCGACGACCTTTGCCGAGGCCGCCGACGCGCTGCGTCAGGTTGGCGAATCGACGCTTCCCGTATTTGATCCCGAGACCGGCGCCCTGATCGGCCACTTCGTCCGGCCGGTGGCGGAGCCGGCCGAGCCGCCGCGCCTGGGAGGCATGGCGACGCCGCTGGGGGTTTACCTGACCGACGGCGTGTCGTCGGGCGGCGCGGGCTTCTGGGGGCTGGTGCTTACCGGCGTTGTGCTCGGCCTCGTTTCGGTTTTTGTCCAGGCGCTGTGCAGCCGCATGGGGACATGGGCGGATCTGTCGCTGCCATTGCTGTTCCTTCGCTGGCCTCAGCTCTACCTCCACCTAACTCCGCTGATGGCCGGGATCGAGCAGCTGATCGGGTTTACCCCGCTGCTTCTGGTCTTCGTGGTGCTGCGGATGCTGCCGCTGGCCGGCACGCATGCGGCGGAGCATCAGGTGGTGCACTGTGTCGAGCGCGGCCAGCCGGTTGTTCCGGAGATGGTGCGGAGCATGCCGCGCGTCCATCCGCGCTGCGGCACCAACTTCTATGCGGCGATGATCCTGTTTTTGACGATCTTCGTGACGGTCTTCTCGGCGGCGATGGCGCATGCGTTCACCGTAGCGGATTCGGCGACATTCGGCGTGATCCTCGCCGCGCCGGTCGCGCTGCGCTACTGGCGCACGGTGGGGGGATTCCTCCAGTACTGGCTGGCGACTCGTCCCGCAACGGATAAGCAGATCGAAAGCGGGATCCGCGCGGCGCGGGAAGTGCTGGAGCGCCGCGCCGTCGCGACCGTCCACCGGCTGCCGGCGATGCGGCTGGCGCGCCGGATTTGGAGCATGGGACTGGCGCAGGTGCTGATCGGATATGCGGCGCTCGCGGGCGTTGTCAGCTTTGTCGCGCGCCACTGGCCGCCGTTTGGCCGCTTGCTGGGTATTTAA
- a CDS encoding tetratricopeptide repeat protein, with amino-acid sequence MSDINEQMSGDAAISVPCERVKTWRERMEALAPRADGHLRVGIAWASSPESRESLSSRLTDWAPLGAVRGVVFFSLQKGAAAAEHTAAPVSLALIRLEGSMESPDDIAVIENLDLVISVCPIVANLAESQGVPVWIVHPNTENPAVMFKRIADELRQWSRMGDVDICVAQADEQMLQGNPQAAEQRLWQLLGEAPENVGVLNSLGVLLWHDGRTEESLTLLLTALEQDPLHRDTVLNCGDVFQTLGRDEDALALYAHYLQAFSDDVEVRQIQECVAATKVGVTA; translated from the coding sequence ATGAGCGACATCAACGAACAGATGAGCGGCGACGCGGCGATATCCGTACCCTGTGAGCGCGTCAAGACATGGCGCGAGCGGATGGAGGCGCTTGCGCCGCGCGCCGACGGCCATCTGCGCGTCGGGATCGCCTGGGCCTCCAGTCCCGAAAGCCGCGAATCGCTGTCCAGCCGGCTGACTGATTGGGCGCCGCTGGGCGCCGTCCGAGGCGTCGTCTTCTTCAGCCTGCAAAAAGGCGCGGCCGCCGCAGAACACACCGCCGCTCCCGTCAGCCTGGCCCTGATCCGTCTGGAAGGCTCGATGGAGAGCCCGGACGACATCGCCGTCATCGAAAACCTGGATCTAGTGATCTCCGTCTGTCCCATCGTCGCCAACCTCGCCGAATCCCAGGGCGTTCCGGTCTGGATCGTGCATCCGAACACGGAAAACCCCGCCGTGATGTTCAAGCGCATCGCGGACGAGCTGCGGCAGTGGTCGCGCATGGGCGATGTGGATATCTGCGTCGCGCAGGCCGACGAGCAGATGCTTCAGGGCAATCCGCAAGCCGCCGAGCAGCGTCTCTGGCAGCTCCTGGGCGAAGCGCCCGAAAACGTCGGCGTGCTCAACAGCCTGGGCGTGCTGCTCTGGCATGACGGCCGCACGGAAGAGTCGCTGACCCTGCTGCTCACCGCGCTGGAGCAGGACCCGCTGCACCGCGACACCGTACTCAACTGCGGCGATGTCTTCCAAACCCTCGGCCGCGATGAGGACGCGCTGGCGCTCTACGCCCACTATTTGCAAGCATTCTCCGACGACGTCGAAGTGCGCCAGATCCAGGAATGCGTCGCCGCGACGAAGGTTGGGGTTACCGCCTAA
- a CDS encoding DUF1559 domain-containing protein: protein MKRSGFTLIELLVVIAIIAILAAILFPVFAQAREKARAISCLSNEKQMVLGLIQYSQDSDEQMPPAWIGYPTVGYPGKARWMDVIQPYVKSTAVFTDPDSNTKYVPVPANNIVNDTDPATGAQYRAENGGYAMNVAYFNSTTGHPPTPIPDVAGNDSRSLAAVADPSGTVWIMDFVNGGDSFQCAWPAGVNLPIITTVTPRTLGAGGYLRELHQGRTNVAFCDGHAKAVTLDYLTEKTKTGPNAGSYCHWSVEDDCN, encoded by the coding sequence ATGAAACGTTCTGGTTTTACACTCATTGAACTGTTGGTTGTCATTGCTATAATTGCGATTCTTGCCGCAATTCTCTTTCCCGTCTTCGCCCAGGCGCGTGAAAAGGCGCGCGCCATCTCCTGTCTGTCCAACGAAAAGCAGATGGTGCTGGGGCTGATTCAATATTCGCAAGACTCTGACGAGCAGATGCCGCCCGCCTGGATTGGCTATCCCACCGTGGGATATCCCGGCAAGGCTCGCTGGATGGACGTCATTCAGCCTTATGTGAAGAGCACGGCGGTTTTTACCGATCCGGATTCCAATACAAAGTATGTTCCCGTGCCCGCCAATAACATCGTGAACGACACGGATCCCGCAACGGGAGCGCAATACCGGGCGGAGAACGGCGGTTACGCCATGAACGTCGCGTATTTCAACTCCACGACGGGGCATCCGCCGACGCCGATTCCGGACGTCGCGGGAAACGATAGCCGCTCTCTTGCGGCGGTTGCGGATCCCAGCGGCACGGTCTGGATCATGGACTTTGTGAACGGCGGCGATTCCTTCCAGTGCGCCTGGCCTGCCGGCGTGAATCTGCCCATTATTACCACGGTCACTCCGCGCACTCTTGGGGCGGGCGGATACCTGCGCGAACTGCATCAAGGGCGCACCAACGTCGCGTTTTGCGATGGTCACGCGAAGGCCGTCACGCTGGACTATCTGACGGAAAAAACGAAGACCGGGCCGAACGCGGGATCGTACTGCCACTGGTCGGTTGAGGACGATTGCAACTAA
- the argS gene encoding arginine--tRNA ligase, translating to MIKEQLAATVAAALQKAKDSGDLAPEMVPDVVLEAPKSREHGDWATNVALTLSKSLGLPPQEVAAKIVAHLPIGGGLIEKAEVAGPGFINLTLRPDWLFDVLRRIETEGDAYGRSQAGAGKTVLVEFVSTNPNGPITVAGGRNAAIGDVMASLLDAAGYVVTREYYINDALNSVQMINFGKSVFYRYLELLGDKPPVEGDEPPDWLYQGDYVADIAREIIQVHGREFEGADLDDPQTTQTFRALSQDGMIAQQKADLDAFGVRFDNWFSESSLHDDGRVDAAVKELTARGHTFEKDGALWLRSTEFGDDKDRVLVRANGTATYIAGDAAYHKDKFDRGFDEAINVWGADHAGYVARTKAVVAALGYDPSRISILLYQLVRIVKDGELVRSSKRKGAVLELKSDLIEEIGKDAARIFFLMRSPNTDLDIDLDLAKKTEKDNPVYYIQYAHARIVQTLERAKEQAGASAPSAGDTDLTVLTETTETDLIRKLSEFPEETLGAMRESAPQRLVQYVRDLAAVFHTFYDAGNRNPALRVVTDDPKLLGARLVLIDATRIVFKNAFALLGVSAPERM from the coding sequence ATGATCAAAGAACAGTTGGCGGCGACGGTCGCCGCCGCGCTGCAGAAGGCGAAGGACAGCGGGGATTTGGCTCCAGAGATGGTTCCCGACGTGGTGCTGGAGGCGCCGAAGAGCCGCGAGCATGGAGATTGGGCGACCAATGTGGCGCTCACCCTTTCGAAATCGCTCGGGCTGCCGCCGCAGGAAGTCGCCGCGAAGATCGTCGCCCATCTGCCCATCGGCGGCGGCTTGATCGAGAAGGCCGAAGTTGCGGGGCCGGGCTTTATCAATCTCACCCTGCGCCCTGACTGGCTGTTCGACGTGCTGCGCCGGATCGAGACCGAAGGCGACGCTTACGGCCGATCTCAGGCGGGCGCCGGCAAGACAGTCCTAGTGGAGTTCGTCTCCACCAATCCGAACGGCCCAATCACCGTGGCCGGCGGGCGCAACGCCGCGATCGGCGACGTGATGGCGTCCCTGCTGGACGCCGCCGGATACGTCGTCACGCGTGAGTATTACATCAACGACGCGCTGAACTCCGTGCAGATGATCAACTTCGGCAAGTCCGTCTTCTACCGATACCTGGAGCTGCTGGGCGATAAGCCGCCCGTGGAAGGCGATGAGCCGCCGGACTGGCTTTACCAAGGCGATTACGTGGCGGACATCGCCCGGGAGATCATCCAGGTCCATGGGCGCGAGTTTGAAGGCGCGGACCTCGACGATCCTCAAACAACTCAGACCTTCCGCGCTTTGTCGCAGGACGGCATGATCGCGCAGCAGAAGGCGGATCTAGACGCCTTCGGCGTGCGCTTCGACAACTGGTTCAGCGAATCGTCGCTGCACGACGACGGCCGGGTGGACGCCGCCGTGAAGGAACTGACGGCGCGCGGCCATACCTTCGAGAAGGACGGCGCGCTCTGGCTTCGCAGCACGGAGTTCGGCGACGACAAGGATCGGGTTCTAGTCCGCGCGAACGGAACCGCCACTTATATCGCGGGCGACGCCGCCTATCATAAAGACAAGTTCGACCGGGGCTTTGATGAGGCGATCAACGTCTGGGGCGCCGATCACGCCGGTTATGTCGCCCGCACCAAAGCGGTCGTCGCGGCGCTCGGGTACGATCCCAGCCGCATCAGTATTCTGCTCTATCAGCTCGTCCGGATCGTCAAGGACGGCGAACTGGTGCGCTCCTCCAAGCGCAAGGGCGCGGTGCTGGAGCTGAAGTCCGACCTGATCGAGGAGATCGGCAAGGACGCCGCGCGTATCTTCTTCCTGATGCGCTCTCCGAACACCGATCTGGATATCGACCTGGATCTCGCGAAGAAGACGGAGAAGGACAACCCCGTTTATTATATCCAGTACGCGCACGCCCGGATCGTGCAGACGCTGGAGCGCGCCAAGGAACAGGCGGGCGCGTCCGCGCCGTCCGCCGGCGACACCGATTTGACCGTCCTGACGGAGACGACGGAAACGGACCTGATCCGGAAGCTCTCCGAATTCCCGGAAGAGACGCTGGGCGCCATGCGCGAGTCCGCGCCGCAGCGGCTGGTGCAGTACGTGCGGGACCTGGCCGCCGTATTCCATACCTTTTACGACGCCGGCAATCGCAATCCCGCGCTTCGAGTCGTTACCGACGATCCGAAGCTGCTCGGCGCCCGGCTCGTTTTGATCGATGCGACACGCATCGTGTTCAAGAATGCATTTGCCCTGCTCGGAGTCTCCGCTCCCGAGCGGATGTAA